A region from the Kineothrix sp. IPX-CK genome encodes:
- a CDS encoding TetR/AcrR family transcriptional regulator → MNIKSMKRVINLTTRSEQKEKRRQLILWKALELFVRNGYAETKINDIAKAADMSVGLLFHYFESKEQLYEELIRIGVEGTKEPQKMEFSGPLEFFTGFLDSLFLFSSHQSWVFLMFVLVAQARRSDRTPAHIKQIAMEVDQVERSAEIIRVGQSEGIFRNGDPYALSAAFWCSVQGIMEQLAVTPDMPLPETEWLIDIIRSKG, encoded by the coding sequence ATGAATATAAAATCAATGAAACGGGTGATCAACTTGACGACAAGAAGCGAGCAAAAAGAGAAGCGCAGACAGCTTATTCTATGGAAGGCACTGGAGCTGTTCGTAAGAAATGGATATGCCGAAACAAAAATAAACGATATTGCAAAAGCGGCGGATATGAGCGTTGGATTGCTGTTCCATTATTTCGAGTCTAAGGAGCAGCTTTATGAGGAGCTGATCAGAATAGGCGTAGAGGGGACAAAGGAACCGCAGAAGATGGAATTTTCCGGTCCTTTGGAATTTTTTACAGGGTTTCTCGATTCCTTATTTCTCTTTTCTTCACACCAGTCATGGGTATTTCTAATGTTCGTACTCGTGGCGCAGGCGCGCAGAAGTGACAGGACTCCGGCACATATTAAACAGATTGCTATGGAGGTGGACCAGGTGGAGCGGTCAGCAGAAATAATCCGAGTAGGGCAGTCGGAAGGGATTTTCCGAAATGGCGATCCTTATGCTCTTTCCGCAGCTTTTTGGTGCAGCGTGCAGGGAATCATGGAACAGCTTGCGGTTACGCCTGATATGCCTTTGCCTGAGACGGAATGGCTCATTGATATTATAAGGAGTAAAGGATGA
- a CDS encoding phytoene desaturase family protein: protein MKKVIIIGGGISGLSAGIHAQQNGFLTEIYEKNPVIGGECTGWNRQGYHIDNCIHWLTGCREGDELWEIWRNVGAIDENTELYREPYFYMLDMEGRRLHFWSDVEKARREFLEIAPEDGIEINKFFDSVKLAESLRIPCEKSPAYMNFFEFMKFGMSMPQMGRVIKEYGKETVAELALRFKNPLLKEMMSRYYNEKFMAVTLISSYAFLTGKTAAIPMEGSKGMSERMAKRYQTLGGKIQLNMPVTKINIQGKRAVSVTFNDGSEAIADYIISAADTAVTFGGLLDKEYMDKNLKEMYSCKEGYSVTSSFQAAFGILGAEDCGVPGGSVMFPCDSFQVGRQKLDFQAIRLYDYDESLFPREKRVIQCNILQDEEDFQYWKELYRKYDRYEAEMQRIADTVMKQIISKFPALEGRLVPLDTYSPVTFERWCGAYKGAYMSFFGQKGYKSLYAKSKAQGLDNVFIASQWLQLNGGLPIAVTSGKFAVQAM, encoded by the coding sequence ATGAAAAAAGTAATCATTATAGGCGGTGGGATTTCCGGACTGTCAGCCGGAATCCACGCGCAGCAAAACGGCTTTCTTACAGAAATATACGAAAAAAATCCGGTGATCGGAGGCGAATGTACTGGATGGAACAGGCAGGGCTATCACATTGATAATTGTATTCACTGGCTTACAGGATGCCGTGAAGGCGATGAACTTTGGGAGATTTGGCGAAATGTAGGTGCAATAGATGAGAATACGGAGCTTTACAGAGAACCTTATTTTTATATGTTGGATATGGAAGGCAGACGGCTCCATTTTTGGAGCGATGTGGAGAAAGCGCGGAGGGAATTCCTTGAGATTGCGCCGGAAGACGGCATAGAAATCAATAAATTTTTCGATAGTGTGAAGCTTGCGGAAAGCTTGAGGATTCCTTGTGAGAAGTCGCCTGCATATATGAACTTCTTTGAATTTATGAAATTCGGAATGAGTATGCCGCAGATGGGCAGAGTCATAAAGGAATACGGGAAAGAAACGGTTGCCGAGCTGGCACTAAGGTTTAAGAATCCCCTTTTGAAGGAGATGATGAGTCGCTACTATAACGAAAAGTTCATGGCAGTCACCCTCATAAGCTCCTATGCTTTTCTTACGGGGAAAACAGCCGCAATTCCCATGGAAGGTTCAAAAGGGATGTCGGAGCGGATGGCAAAACGTTATCAGACACTGGGAGGGAAGATTCAGCTAAATATGCCGGTTACTAAAATCAATATTCAAGGAAAACGGGCGGTATCCGTTACATTTAATGACGGCAGCGAGGCTATAGCGGATTACATAATCAGCGCTGCGGATACGGCAGTTACCTTCGGCGGCTTGCTGGATAAAGAATATATGGATAAAAACCTCAAAGAAATGTATAGCTGTAAGGAAGGCTATTCGGTAACCTCGTCTTTTCAGGCGGCTTTCGGAATTCTTGGCGCTGAAGACTGTGGCGTTCCCGGCGGGTCGGTGATGTTTCCCTGTGACAGCTTCCAGGTGGGCAGACAGAAACTTGATTTTCAGGCGATTAGGCTCTATGATTATGACGAGAGCCTTTTTCCCAGAGAAAAGAGGGTCATTCAATGCAATATCCTTCAGGATGAGGAAGATTTCCAATACTGGAAGGAACTTTACCGGAAGTATGACCGGTATGAGGCCGAGATGCAGAGAATTGCCGATACTGTTATGAAACAAATAATCTCGAAATTTCCTGCGCTTGAAGGTAGATTGGTGCCTCTTGATACGTATTCTCCCGTTACTTTCGAACGTTGGTGCGGGGCATATAAGGGTGCATATATGAGCTTTTTCGGGCAGAAAGGCTATAAAAGCCTCTATGCGAAAAGCAAAGCGCAGGGCCTTGATAATGTGTTTATAGCCAGCCAGTGGTTGCAGTTGAACGGCGGTCTCCCCATTGCAGTGACCAGCGGAAAGTTTGCGGTACAGGCAATGTGA
- a CDS encoding DUF2992 family protein, whose product MENYYKLIFSPGIDSQSKFKDHVNPKRMQREVRKQLENVGTSTKSQQALKLWQEQQKAEKKSTQVKRREEEK is encoded by the coding sequence CTGGAAAATTATTATAAGCTCATTTTCAGTCCGGGCATCGACTCGCAGTCAAAGTTCAAAGACCATGTAAATCCAAAACGAATGCAAAGAGAAGTGAGGAAGCAGCTTGAAAACGTGGGAACCAGCACGAAATCCCAGCAGGCGCTGAAGCTCTGGCAGGAGCAGCAAAAGGCTGAGAAAAAGAGCACTCAGGTCAAGCGCAGGGAGGAGGAAAAGTAA
- a CDS encoding GNAT family protein, which translates to MERLETERLILREWCKEDAVDMYTYASGDKVGPMAGWKPHENVEESVQIINMFQESDDTWAIEWKDNHAVIGSVGLHRTRKPGISYDVELGYVLSEKYWGRQIAVEAAQAAIAYAFEKMNITRLAVSHFPDNIQSRRVIEKLGFRFLKYIADGFTRYDGKQGDNVYIMEKEDYERLR; encoded by the coding sequence GTGGAACGTTTGGAAACGGAACGATTAATTTTGAGGGAATGGTGTAAGGAGGATGCCGTGGATATGTATACATACGCATCTGGGGATAAGGTTGGTCCAATGGCGGGATGGAAACCGCATGAGAATGTGGAAGAATCCGTACAGATTATAAATATGTTTCAGGAAAGCGATGACACATGGGCGATAGAATGGAAGGACAACCACGCCGTCATAGGTTCTGTCGGACTTCACCGCACCAGGAAGCCGGGGATTTCCTATGATGTGGAGCTTGGTTATGTATTGTCGGAGAAATATTGGGGACGGCAGATCGCAGTAGAAGCGGCACAGGCGGCTATTGCTTATGCGTTTGAAAAAATGAATATCACCCGGCTTGCGGTCTCTCATTTTCCGGATAATATACAGTCCAGGCGTGTAATAGAAAAGCTTGGCTTCCGTTTTTTGAAATACATTGCGGATGGCTTCACCCGTTATGACGGAAAGCAGGGAGATAATGTTTACATTATGGAAAAAGAAGATTATGAACGGCTTCGGTAA
- a CDS encoding DUF5680 domain-containing protein: MRTMNMAEKLQSLRKSKGLSQEELADLLNVSRQAVGKWEAGRFYPDIDKLMQLSELYSISLDRLIKDTGDCNLQIGEQNEEKEDITDFLIRAKTACYAGHGEEIDASRRGSHDLEYEEDELYYYDTYLGGERFGGEEAVWKNGMPIWCMNYCGRVTGEHFSGDFLKEALDAVPYNMPYRGPAFFQSGAYTYHCRVEGDFDWYQGYEEILHEGIKIYECYFHGGSIR; the protein is encoded by the coding sequence ATGAGAACGATGAATATGGCTGAGAAATTGCAGTCTTTGAGAAAGAGTAAAGGGCTGTCGCAGGAGGAACTGGCCGATTTGCTGAACGTTTCGAGGCAGGCAGTGGGAAAGTGGGAGGCAGGGAGATTTTACCCCGATATCGACAAGCTGATGCAGCTTAGCGAGCTGTATTCCATATCTCTCGACAGACTGATCAAGGATACCGGCGACTGCAACCTGCAAATAGGAGAGCAGAATGAGGAAAAAGAAGATATTACCGATTTTTTGATCAGAGCGAAAACGGCTTGCTATGCCGGACATGGAGAGGAGATAGATGCATCGAGAAGAGGCTCACATGATCTGGAATATGAGGAGGATGAGTTGTATTATTATGATACCTATTTAGGGGGAGAACGCTTTGGCGGAGAAGAGGCCGTATGGAAAAACGGGATGCCGATCTGGTGCATGAATTACTGCGGCCGCGTGACCGGCGAGCATTTCAGCGGTGATTTTCTTAAGGAAGCCTTAGATGCGGTTCCTTATAATATGCCTTATAGGGGCCCTGCCTTTTTCCAATCCGGTGCCTATACTTATCATTGCAGAGTAGAGGGGGATTTCGATTGGTATCAGGGATATGAGGAAATATTGCATGAAGGTATAAAAATATATGAATGTTATTTTCACGGCGGGAGCATTAGGTAA
- a CDS encoding TetR/AcrR family transcriptional regulator — MKNSSDIKEAIIDAATELIQQSSGNITEITTRAIAGKANVGIGLINYHFQSKDNLITICVQRIIQQVIQSFSLEGKTYSDDKERLTDCAVQVFDFLLKNPAISRISILGDLWDYRSDCNSVKTQKGFMFALDNKMPEADKKMLSFILTAAMQTAFLCRQITKELLGYDLDHASDRTAFITELVKTLFDGFKKEGGEIL; from the coding sequence ATGAAAAATTCCTCCGATATAAAAGAAGCTATCATAGACGCCGCCACCGAACTAATCCAGCAAAGCAGCGGAAATATTACAGAAATTACCACACGCGCTATCGCAGGGAAAGCGAATGTAGGTATTGGGCTGATCAATTATCACTTCCAAAGCAAGGACAATTTGATCACCATCTGCGTCCAGCGAATCATTCAGCAAGTGATCCAAAGCTTTTCATTGGAAGGAAAGACTTATTCAGACGATAAAGAGCGTTTGACTGATTGTGCCGTCCAGGTATTTGATTTTCTTCTCAAAAATCCTGCCATATCCCGGATTTCCATATTAGGAGATTTGTGGGATTACAGATCAGACTGCAATTCAGTAAAGACCCAGAAAGGCTTTATGTTTGCTTTGGATAATAAAATGCCGGAAGCTGACAAAAAAATGCTGTCATTTATTCTTACTGCCGCTATGCAGACTGCATTCTTATGCAGGCAGATAACTAAAGAGTTGTTAGGATATGATTTGGATCATGCTTCGGACAGGACGGCCTTTATTACGGAATTGGTAAAGACTCTGTTTGACGGATTCAAAAAAGAAGGAGGAGAAATTTTATGA
- a CDS encoding pentapeptide repeat-containing protein, whose amino-acid sequence MDEKYYEGRLFENIKMSEETLDGYEFYDCEFINCTLEECTLEKCHFMGCKFHGCNIISLQAEYTQMKNGEFAKCNLVGVHWTELLPAGKIAEPIHKLTDCLLKYNTFIDMNFMKFNFSGNIIQDSAFDGCNLKESIFKGCKLEATQFSKCDMRKADFRDAAGYLIDISSNKMREARFSFPEVLSLLNELGIEVS is encoded by the coding sequence ATGGACGAGAAATATTATGAAGGCAGGCTGTTCGAAAACATAAAGATGTCAGAGGAGACACTGGACGGCTATGAGTTTTATGACTGCGAATTTATAAACTGTACCCTTGAAGAGTGCACTCTTGAAAAATGTCACTTTATGGGCTGTAAATTCCATGGCTGTAATATAATAAGCCTCCAGGCAGAATATACCCAGATGAAGAACGGGGAATTCGCAAAATGCAATTTGGTGGGTGTTCACTGGACCGAATTATTACCCGCGGGAAAAATAGCCGAGCCAATTCATAAGCTGACGGATTGCCTTTTGAAATATAATACATTTATCGATATGAACTTTATGAAGTTTAACTTTTCAGGAAACATAATACAAGATTCTGCGTTCGACGGATGTAATTTAAAAGAAAGTATTTTTAAGGGATGCAAGCTGGAAGCAACTCAGTTTTCCAAATGCGATATGCGCAAAGCTGATTTCCGCGACGCAGCGGGATATCTGATAGATATTTCTTCCAATAAAATGAGGGAGGCGAGGTTCTCATTCCCTGAAGTTTTGAGTTTGCTGAATGAATTGGGAATAGAGGTGAGTTAA
- a CDS encoding ABC transporter ATP-binding protein yields MEHIIEVKGLRKSYGNIPAVKDISFYVEKGKMFAFLGPNGAGKSTTINSICTFLMPDMGVVEVDGHVLGKEDDRIRESIGIVFQESLMDELLTVEENLMLRASFYPMNKSERAAAVKQAAEITEITGIMNRYYGRLSGGQRRRADIARALLHTPKVLFLDEPTTGLDSQTRKSVWDTIKKLKEEQEMTVFLTTHYLEEAEDADYCMIVDDGQIVARGTPFSLKEKYAKDKLRLRCREEELVKEKLQDRGLSFEKKNGFLEICLKSTMDALPVLDECRELIRDFSVIKGSMDDVFIGITGKELRE; encoded by the coding sequence GTGGAACACATAATTGAGGTAAAAGGCTTAAGGAAGTCCTATGGAAACATCCCGGCGGTAAAAGATATAAGCTTTTATGTGGAGAAGGGGAAGATGTTCGCTTTCCTCGGACCCAATGGAGCAGGAAAGTCCACAACAATTAACAGCATATGTACTTTTCTTATGCCCGATATGGGAGTCGTAGAGGTGGATGGCCATGTGCTGGGCAAGGAGGACGATAGAATAAGAGAGAGCATCGGTATTGTTTTTCAGGAAAGCCTGATGGATGAATTGCTGACGGTAGAGGAAAATCTGATGCTTCGTGCCAGTTTTTATCCGATGAACAAGAGTGAGCGCGCTGCGGCGGTGAAGCAGGCGGCGGAGATTACGGAAATTACTGGAATAATGAACCGCTATTACGGAAGACTTTCCGGTGGACAGAGGCGCAGGGCGGATATTGCGAGGGCGCTTCTTCATACGCCGAAGGTCCTTTTTCTTGATGAACCAACCACTGGTCTGGATTCCCAGACAAGAAAGAGCGTGTGGGACACGATCAAAAAGCTTAAAGAGGAGCAGGAGATGACGGTGTTTTTAACGACACACTATCTGGAAGAGGCTGAGGATGCAGATTACTGCATGATAGTGGACGATGGGCAGATTGTGGCCAGGGGGACCCCGTTTTCACTGAAAGAGAAATATGCGAAGGATAAGCTGCGCTTAAGGTGCAGGGAGGAAGAACTGGTAAAGGAAAAATTACAGGATAGAGGACTTTCTTTCGAGAAAAAAAACGGGTTTTTGGAGATATGTCTGAAAAGCACCATGGACGCACTGCCTGTTTTAGATGAATGCAGGGAACTGATAAGAGATTTTTCAGTAATCAAAGGTTCTATGGATGATGTGTTTATCGGAATTACAGGAAAGGAGCTAAGAGAATGA
- a CDS encoding ABC transporter permease gives MIAFAARNLKLYFRDKAAVFFSMLAILIEIGLYVLFLGDVWTEEVSMFDGAREMMDNWVMAGVLATTGVTTSLVILGNIVIDKEYRKIKDFIAAPVKNSKLLMGYWLASYIIGMVMSLITLVIAQVYIVLDGGSLIKPEACLALILLLFITNLMSTALMLLFVMCFKTNSAFSAANTILGTLIGFLTGIYLPIGMYPEGVQWIIRLFPVSHAASLFRRIMMGDVMETSFEGIPADIVMDIKEQFGVVYKFGDEVMTFAGSMGFIIATTAVCYLLAFFLMRKKQK, from the coding sequence ATGATAGCTTTTGCTGCGAGGAATTTAAAATTATATTTTAGGGATAAGGCAGCAGTATTCTTCTCTATGTTGGCGATACTCATCGAAATAGGATTATACGTACTGTTTTTAGGAGACGTATGGACGGAGGAAGTCTCCATGTTCGACGGAGCCAGAGAGATGATGGATAATTGGGTAATGGCCGGAGTCCTTGCCACGACAGGAGTTACGACCAGCCTGGTCATACTGGGAAATATTGTAATAGACAAGGAATACAGAAAAATAAAGGATTTTATAGCGGCCCCGGTAAAAAATTCAAAGCTTCTCATGGGATACTGGCTTGCCTCTTATATTATAGGAATGGTTATGAGTCTGATTACGCTTGTTATCGCGCAGGTGTATATCGTCTTGGATGGCGGGAGCCTGATAAAGCCGGAGGCATGTCTTGCGCTTATCCTTCTTTTATTTATTACAAATCTGATGAGTACTGCTCTTATGCTTCTCTTTGTAATGTGCTTCAAAACAAACAGCGCTTTTTCGGCAGCAAATACGATACTTGGAACCCTGATCGGTTTTTTGACTGGGATTTATCTTCCTATCGGCATGTATCCGGAAGGCGTACAATGGATTATCCGTTTATTCCCTGTTTCTCATGCCGCTTCCCTCTTTCGAAGGATTATGATGGGAGATGTGATGGAGACAAGTTTTGAGGGGATTCCTGCGGATATAGTAATGGATATTAAAGAACAGTTCGGAGTAGTATATAAGTTCGGCGACGAGGTAATGACATTCGCAGGAAGTATGGGTTTCATAATAGCAACGACGGCAGTTTGTTATCTTTTGGCTTTTTTTCTCATGAGGAAGAAGCAGAAATAA
- a CDS encoding ABC transporter substrate-binding protein, translated as MKKISVLMLTMLIAFSFAACGSTNTADSTGAADTAETADAGTDEQTPAKEESQTDAGAVYNVGIVQLVQHEALDAATQGFRDALTEKLGDQVVFDEQNAAGDSATCATIVNQFVSSNYDLIMGNATSAVQAAASATATIPILGTSVTDYATALDIDNWTGVTGRNVSGTADLAPLDKQAEIIKELFPDAKNIGILYCSAEPNSKYQSSTIQGYLTEMGYTCTEYTFADSNDVASVTQTACSGSDVLFIPTDNTAASCTEAINNVAEPAGVPIVTGEEGICKGCGVATLSISYYDLGYATGEMAYEVLVNGADISAMEIQYSPNITYKYMADRSEKLGVTIPDNYIAIEAE; from the coding sequence ATGAAAAAGATTTCTGTACTTATGCTAACGATGCTTATAGCGTTCAGCTTTGCTGCCTGCGGCAGCACGAATACTGCAGACTCTACCGGTGCAGCAGATACTGCGGAAACAGCAGATGCTGGGACCGACGAGCAGACGCCCGCGAAGGAAGAGAGCCAGACCGATGCCGGAGCCGTATACAATGTAGGTATTGTTCAGCTGGTTCAGCATGAAGCGCTGGATGCGGCTACTCAGGGATTCAGAGATGCCCTTACGGAGAAGCTGGGAGATCAGGTGGTATTCGATGAGCAGAATGCGGCGGGAGATTCCGCGACCTGTGCTACTATCGTAAACCAGTTTGTTTCCAGTAATTATGATTTGATTATGGGAAATGCAACGTCTGCTGTTCAGGCTGCTGCTTCTGCAACAGCTACGATTCCGATTCTTGGAACTTCTGTTACGGACTATGCTACCGCTCTGGATATCGATAACTGGACGGGCGTAACCGGCAGGAACGTATCCGGAACCGCTGACCTTGCGCCTTTGGATAAGCAGGCCGAGATAATCAAGGAACTGTTTCCCGATGCAAAGAACATCGGTATCCTTTACTGCTCGGCAGAACCTAATTCTAAATATCAATCATCTACCATTCAGGGATATTTGACGGAGATGGGTTATACTTGTACGGAATATACCTTTGCCGATTCCAATGACGTGGCTTCTGTTACCCAGACAGCATGTTCCGGAAGCGATGTGCTTTTTATTCCTACCGATAACACTGCGGCTTCCTGCACGGAAGCGATCAATAATGTGGCGGAGCCTGCGGGAGTACCCATTGTCACCGGTGAAGAAGGCATTTGCAAGGGATGCGGTGTTGCCACATTGTCTATCAGTTATTATGACTTAGGCTATGCTACCGGAGAAATGGCTTATGAAGTACTGGTAAATGGTGCTGATATATCCGCAATGGAGATTCAATATTCTCCGAATATCACTTATAAATATATGGCTGACCGTTCGGAGAAGCTGGGAGTCACTATTCCTGACAACTATATCGCTATAGAGGCTGAATAA
- a CDS encoding ABC transporter permease, whose protein sequence is MSYFAALNPMNLVNALPGCIAQGVIWGIMALGVYVTFRLLDFADLTVDGSFATGGAVTVMLTLAGVPIPAALLVAIFAGLLAGLVTGLLHTALGIPPILSGILTQIALYSVNLHIMGMAANMALSSQKYNLLVSLMNIPKSILVGGFFAAALIALLYWYFGTEQGCSIRATGCNQSMSKANGININFTKVLALALSNGLVGLAGGLMAQYQGFSDINMGRGAIVIGLAAVIIGEVLGESILRKRLNFALRLVFVVMGGIIYYVVVGIVLWLKLNSNDLKLFTAIIVAVFLAVPYLQGRSKNSFARTAKASLAALQARKDKED, encoded by the coding sequence ATGAGTTATTTCGCTGCCCTTAATCCGATGAATTTGGTGAATGCCCTTCCGGGATGTATCGCTCAAGGTGTTATATGGGGAATTATGGCCCTTGGTGTTTATGTTACCTTCCGGCTGCTGGACTTTGCGGACCTGACGGTTGACGGATCCTTTGCTACCGGCGGTGCAGTTACCGTAATGCTGACGTTAGCTGGCGTTCCCATACCAGCGGCCTTGCTGGTGGCAATATTTGCCGGTCTTCTGGCGGGTCTGGTTACCGGACTGCTGCATACTGCTCTCGGCATTCCGCCGATTCTTTCGGGAATTCTGACGCAGATTGCGCTGTATTCCGTCAATCTGCATATTATGGGTATGGCAGCGAACATGGCTTTGAGCTCTCAGAAATATAACCTGCTCGTTTCTTTGATGAATATACCGAAATCGATTTTAGTGGGCGGTTTTTTTGCAGCGGCTTTGATCGCTCTACTGTATTGGTATTTCGGTACTGAGCAGGGCTGTTCCATACGGGCTACCGGATGCAATCAGTCCATGAGCAAGGCTAACGGAATCAACATCAATTTTACGAAGGTACTTGCCCTTGCGCTGTCTAATGGTCTCGTAGGGCTTGCCGGCGGTCTGATGGCACAATATCAGGGGTTTTCCGACATCAATATGGGACGCGGAGCTATCGTCATCGGTCTGGCTGCAGTTATCATCGGGGAAGTGCTTGGCGAGAGTATCTTAAGAAAGCGTTTGAATTTTGCTCTTCGCCTCGTATTCGTCGTTATGGGCGGCATTATTTATTATGTCGTAGTCGGAATCGTGCTCTGGTTAAAGCTGAACTCCAACGACTTAAAGCTGTTTACCGCTATTATAGTAGCAGTATTTCTTGCGGTTCCTTATCTTCAGGGCAGGAGTAAGAACTCTTTTGCCCGTACCGCAAAAGCTTCTCTTGCCGCACTTCAGGCGAGAAAGGATAAGGAGGATTAA
- a CDS encoding ABC transporter ATP-binding protein, protein MLNIIDIHKTFNLGTINEKTALNGVDLHLDKGDFCTIIGGNGAGKSTMLNAVAGVWPVDKGAILLNGKNITGLPEHKRAGFLGRVFQDPMTGTASSMEIEENLALAARRGKSRKLSWGITRQEKERYRELLRVLDLGLEDRMTSKVGLLSGGQRQALTLLMATLQQPNLLLLDEHTAALDPKTAEKVLRVTDQIIEENHLTALMVTHNMKDAIAHGNRLIMMHDGRVILNISGEEKKKLTVADLLHQFELVSGEEFASDKAILA, encoded by the coding sequence ATGTTAAATATCATAGATATCCATAAAACTTTCAATCTCGGTACCATCAACGAAAAGACGGCTCTCAACGGAGTGGACCTTCATCTGGATAAAGGTGATTTCTGTACGATTATCGGAGGAAACGGAGCCGGGAAATCCACCATGCTGAATGCAGTTGCAGGCGTATGGCCGGTGGATAAGGGCGCGATACTTCTAAATGGGAAGAACATTACCGGATTGCCGGAGCATAAGAGGGCAGGTTTTCTCGGACGCGTATTTCAGGATCCAATGACCGGAACTGCCTCCAGCATGGAGATTGAGGAAAATCTGGCACTGGCAGCCCGCCGAGGTAAAAGCCGGAAGCTGAGCTGGGGAATTACCAGACAGGAAAAGGAAAGATATAGAGAGCTTTTGAGGGTCCTCGATTTGGGACTCGAGGATCGTATGACTTCCAAAGTGGGTCTGTTGTCCGGGGGCCAGCGTCAGGCGCTTACCCTGCTCATGGCTACCTTGCAGCAGCCGAATTTATTGCTTTTGGACGAACATACTGCGGCCTTGGACCCCAAAACAGCAGAAAAGGTACTTCGCGTAACAGACCAGATTATTGAAGAGAATCATCTCACCGCGCTGATGGTCACTCATAATATGAAGGATGCCATAGCTCACGGCAATCGTCTGATTATGATGCACGACGGAAGGGTGATTCTAAATATTTCAGGGGAAGAGAAGAAGAAGCTTACGGTAGCGGATCTGCTGCACCAGTTCGAGCTTGTTTCCGGTGAGGAATTCGCCAGCGATAAGGCGATCCTTGCTTAG